One Hippoglossus stenolepis isolate QCI-W04-F060 chromosome 6, HSTE1.2, whole genome shotgun sequence genomic window, GCTGGGTTTTGTGTGTCAGTCACTTGGTGTTGATGGTGGGCTTGGTCAGGAATGTTCACTGCCCCCTCTGTAACCTTTACAGACTGAGGAAGAGCGAAGGAGGCTCCTGGCACTTCTTTGGTTGGAACTCCAATCGCCACCAAGATGGTGTCCATCTGACGCATGTAGTCCAAGTGACCTTTAACCTGAGAATCAGAAACATGGCTTTAATGTCTCTGATTACAAAAAGGATATATACTTATGTAAATTagtgtgtagttttttttaaacatttataaaaaaaaaaaagagattgtgaatattatttattatttttgtacaaaaaGTTTTACTATTCCCCAGGTTTATACTGTATGGTGCTTCAGATATGTCAAGTATGTATGTActgttttttgttcatgtttagtTGTGTGAAACCTCTGATGCTTTGCCTGGTTCAAAAATCAATTACCATGATATATAGGAAGTGTTCAGTTTCATATGGTTGATTTTCAAGGTGGCAGGAAGGCATTGCTGTGAAGTGAAACAGACCAGCAGGGGccttcatttttattattattactctttTTATCCTACTGTCTCGTTTAAAGTGCTATTAAAATCTCGTATTTAATTATATTGTATCATGTAAACTCATTGTAACATTTTTTATATGAACCACTAAAATACCAATCTCTtaaaaaggtgtgtgtttgttttaagctgcactaatcaatatGTTCTATTAATAAACtagatttagattttcaaactaaaagaagCCAGAAGCATTTCTAAACTTCTCcgttttagcagctctaaaacttCACAGACCTCGGAGTagtggaaatgaaaaatagtAATTTTCTTTTTGGACCACAGTCAAAAAAACGAGAAAGCTTAAATGACTGATACAAACAGGTACGAAAGTATCCAATCTGAGGCAAGACATACACAGACTTCATTACTTGCATAAACCTTtgtaacataaataaataaccatGGCAGAGCAGCCGAAGATACATTTTGTGGAAGATATATGTTGgagattttcttttgtctgtcaTGTCAGGTAGGATTTGGTCAGTTCTTATTTCTTCGTATTAATAAGCCTGGGAACCCTAGAACACATGTGAGATTTGAAGGTGGCTGCTGCATGTGGTGGAGGTGAAAACCTTCAGGTTAAAAACATGGAAATCCATTCTACTACTTCTATTATTAAGGAAGCTTTATGGGTCCTAATCTAAATATAAGCTCTGACTCACCACGGAGGAAAGGTCCACATTGATTATCCGCCGATCCTGGATGTTGATTGGCTGTAGCCCAGCAACAGAGAATTGTGCTGCTGAACTGCGGTACAAAAACCCCAGGAGCCAGTCCCCTCTATAAGATGGATAATACAGAAAGTTTTGTACAGTCTTTAAATCATACATTTCGCTGTCAATAGAGTCTATTCACTGAAATATAGAATGTATAGAggaacaaaatgtaaacatataacTGCAAGACCTCTTCATGATTAGGCTTTTGTTTTACCTGCAGTATCCATTAACTATTTTTCCAGCCACTACCCTAGCCATTCTCTCCCAGGCCTTTTCGGAGCCGTCCACTGGGGCCCCCAGGAGGACCACATCCTCCACCATGCCTTCACTCCCTGAGGAATCAGTACCATGGAAATTAAATTAGTTAGTTCAAACAATGTAGAATATAAAGACTTCTGAAAAATCTGAGAAAACCAAATGAGGATAATTAAAATTTGATTACACACCTTAAAACCACAATTAAAGTATTTAGAGCCATTAACATTAAAAAGTGTGCCGTGCTTGGCCTTTAAAAGTCATGACTTGGgcattttgaaaagtaaaatgatgtgagcattttgtttgtcagcataaggaaaaaataaatgattaaagttACAATCACGATACTTTTTTTTCTGCGAAACAATAGTTTTTGTACCTTGGTCATTGGCAAGCTCCTGCAGACAGTGGTAGATAACTCTTGCCCCAAGACTGAAACCTATGAGGCTGACAGGACGCTTCCccttcacatacacacagaaagagaaatacTGAACATAGTGTATTTGTTGTCTCTAAGCATATGGCACTATTTGAGGTAATTGAATTTATCTTTGAAGGAAACTAATGCAATTAATCATGTGTACACAAAATGCTACAATAAAGTGTGTATATAAACAGAGGTAAGACGAAGTGCTCTACCTGCTGTCTGCTTCTCAAAACCTGAGCCAGATGCTTCCCCACCTCAGCGGAGCGGTTCAGACAGATGCACCAGGGGTGGTCAATGACGCTGGCCGCTGCCAGCAAGGATGCCGGCCACGTCAGAGCCGTCACGATGCCTGCTCAGTATGAAAGTATCAATTCATGAaaccaaacaataaataaaaaactaaatgtcaacTGCTTGATGAGAAAGATGTGACtgttcagcaaaaaaaaacatcactttacACTTTTTTGGTTCGAAAGGTTTTGATCAACAACCCAAAACAATATATTCACCACAAGTACAAATACTCTTGTATCTAAACACAGATCCAGTTTATAGACTAAGCCTAAATCCATACTActacattaaaggggacatagcatgcccattttaccacaagttgatatggttccttggggtcttaatgaaatgtctgtaacatactttggtcaaaataccacaaggatcatataaaacagcaccctttttaccctgtataaaacagccctccacagagtgacctgttttgagtgcctgttactttaaatgctaatgagccagctcccccctcccccctctccccccatgattttaaatgatataaattacatattttatatgatataaattatcaaatatgcatcccatactttgtattccccttctgttgtcctggagttttaattttcccaatcacataattaaatgtccccctctgcccatccactacaagcacacaagcagacagacagagagaaagagagggggggggcctatgaagaccatcatttacccccgaaccccgacattcaacgggtacaacaacaagcggagaaagcagaatcgcgggctgaccttatatatacagtctatggggctgaccagcgcggagaaatgcacgtcccgtgtgaacagccaggtggctgcgcgcttgagaacggcgctgcgctgcctcgcagcggcgcttccgcgtccggtgttaacccggcgtaactactgtaacccggcgtacagtagtgctgaacactgcggaagtcttccacacagccagcagtgtggaagacttccgcagtgttcagtagtgctgaacactgcagaagtcttccacactgctggctgtgtggcgctgacacaaattccagctcacgcatgggagagcgagcggtcgcgcccgagcaactgctgcagcctcccagtcccaacgatccagacaaatgccacatgtgagtgaatcgcgggttgaccagcggagaaatgctcgtcccgtgtgagcagccaggcggctgcgcgcttgggaacggcgctgcgctgcctcgcaacctcgctgcctccggtgtaaacccggcgtaatgagtgtggggggacgggggacggggatgaggtgggggtgggccaagaccatgtagggagacttccagtgccttgttacgacacaaaacccaggaagctcaatcgagtcgctcaagcatgacgtttctgacttagaggaaccataacaaaacgcgcaagtgtttttttctcagagtttttgggttggtagacatgccagatacccacattaacctgtagaagcactaacaaagtggaatttgcatgctatgtcccctttaaagtttgAAAACGGTAATAATAGCTCGTCTGTTGTTCCGTATCTGTAGCAAAGTtgatgcttttttaaatgaaaacgtagtagtgtggatgtagcctctcTGCATGATCCACCTCCTACCTGAGAGCACTGTGTACTTCAGAGCCTCCTGGGCCACGATGCTGACCAGCCCGTCCAACAGAGAGGCCATGGCTGAGCCCAGATCCCTGAGGAAACTTGACTCCCACACCAGGCAGTACTGTTCCCCGCATTCACCCAGACTGCCCCACGGGGCTTGGAACGAACCTAGAAGACAgcaggtgtgtttttatgtaagGTCGCAAAAATGAATAAGCAGAACATGTATGTGAAGGGGGCCCCGAGTGAGTGGAgttgagtgtttgttttagaGGGCGAAGAGAGCTGCAATGTTTTATGTAAGAGCAAAACTCAAGTGGTCTGTTGTATAATCTACTGCTTTAGTACATTGTGTGCAGAactgctgtatttttttatcatcaaattAGTGTTAGTCTTATTTAATGTTGTATGTAATTGACCTAGTTGAGACCTTGAACCTACCTCACAAGAACATGTAGATAATGCTTTTAAAAAGATCACAGCAAATGTGTTAGGTAACTATTTTTATTGTTCTCATGTGTGTGGCAGTGAAGGCTCTGGCACTGACCCTCCTCTCCAACAGGACTGTTATTTGTTTAGAGCTTTGTAAACTGTACTTCGGGTagaagtgaaatgtttgttaTGATAACATACTTTGAACATGTCCAGTGTATGTGTAGTGCTACATTGTCTATCATGCACTTCTGCAAGCAATATATTATGCTCTTATTATCCCTCAATTCAAATTGTATGCTAAGAGCTTAGAGTGCATGGTTATTACAAGTAGTACTATGTGATATGAATCATGAATTTATACACAAATTCCAAATTTTTCAGAAAAGTCATCAAATGTTATGGAAGAAAATCCTGCACACTGACCTACTTGCAGTGACTTGCAAAACGTTTTGGCGCTAGACCTTAATCAGGCAAATGGTTTCTGACAAAGAGAAGCCGTATTAAAGAGacagttcacagaaaaattaaaattcactcattatctactcaccatgCCTCCagactgctcctgtggtgtcattcaattcaactcgaaacgatGTCATTCACACaaagtttttagcctaaacgTCCTCTGATCTCTTCCTCAGTGATGCGTTCACGTACCCTCGGGCACACCATCGTGCGGCTACGTCTGCTAGCATCGCACATTCCGGTAGCGGAcgtttaggcttaaaacacggtgtaaatgacctcgtttcgagtcgaatatgactgttggggcttgcggacactgGGAgcacacgagcagtatgggggcatgtttggtttttttctgttgttttattacgtctgaagaagaggtcgccTGGGCTAacacactgtttacccctgaaagtcCTAaagagttttgtggactcaaacacttcgcccacccctccatcgccatagtgctgagtagataatgaatgaattttcatttttcggtgaactatccctttaagtaagGAGTTGCTTACTTTACATTTCCTGCGCTCGCCATGTAAGATCAAACATCAATTCGCTACATCACAGTCTCTAATGTCATACATGGAGCAAAAATATAACTGGTTCTCTTTGTAGGTAATTTATAGGGTTATATTTACATTGcaagaaaacaatacaaaatgtattttggaAATTGtatgtggttttaatttgacagCAGATGTCGCACTTACTGTATTTACCACTGCAGAGCCAACCTGTTACTGCAATGGTCAGGTGAAGATGCTTCCCAGAGCTGAGTGGCAGGAATTCAAATTCCTCTATTGCTCCAACACACTTTTTCATCTTATAGCCTGAagcaacaaaaatgaaaatgaatgagcagttaaaagtttaaatcaagGAGGGTGAGAAAAGCCAGACAAAATGTGTACTTTTCAAGCTCGGTTAAAATTCTACAGTTGATGATATTTTTTCCACAGTCACATGTCGTACAATGCTCTTACCAGTCAGTCCAGCCCCGGCTGCTCCAAACAGAGAGGCCATTATTGCAATCCCAGTGGCTGAGCCCAGAGCAGCAGCCCCACCGGCCCCCAGCACAGCACCGGCCCCTGCTGCCACCAAAGGGGCGGCCAGCCCACCTGTCACACCTGGCAAAGATGCAAAGATCTCAGTCAGGACCAATATATGTCAGGTGAAGGATTTTACAGAAGGAAAAATGCAATGCAAAGAAATGTGTTCTTGTTATTAGCAGTAGATTAGCTGGTCAACTGGGTGCTTTCATATAAGATACTAGATCTTTTCAATGTCTATTTGTAGTTGAATCAGCAATAATCACCAATCACAGCTCCTCCGCCCACAGTGGCCAGTCCAATGAGGAGGTAACGTCGTAACTTTCGTCCTCGTTCTCTCCTGAGCCGCCGAGAGGACTCCTCTCTAATGGAGACAGAGTCAGACCGATTGTCGGTATTAGCTGTAATATTAGTTGGctctgaaaatataaatgtcaagTGACCTCTACTGCAATTTACTTGACATCGTCAACAATAAGCTGTTTGTGCAGTGCCATGCACAGGGTTGTggtgtctgacacacacaagattcagcaaaaagaagaaaagcatgGACAAACCATGCTTTAGTATCATTGAGCATTTTAATTAACTGAGGTTAAAGGTTTATAATACCTTTAATTAAATACAACACAGATCAAGTGCGTTCTTGATGTTAGCAGTGTAAAATGCTCCATGTAAACGTAGCTACTGACTCACACTGTCTGTTAGCGACCCCTCTATCCTCCCACCCAACCACAACTTACTCGctctcttctcctgcttcctTCAGCCTCTCTCCCAGTGTTCCCTCAAACTCCTCCAGCTGCCGTGGAGAGACTTGCAGCAGACCGCTGACATGACGGATGAGAACCCTTGATCTGGCATCGTACTGGCCTGAGGTTATGACAGACCATGAAAGTTAAAAAGGATCAGgcttatgtatatatatatatatataaatatatatatataaatatatatataggacTCTACACCAATTTTCAATGTCTTACATTAAAGGATTCTTACCATCTTTGACAGAAAAAGACACCAAGTCctggaataaaaaacaagagCTCAACACATGTTTGTAGAAACCAGTGATCTCATTAATTATCTAAATTCTAATTAGTCCTACCAaggtttcataatgaaccaaacattttttacactttttacatAATAACGTTAGAGATCTCTCACTTGGTGTTTTCCTTGTATATCTGTGTGCGGCACCATTTAAAGCTCTATTTGCAACGTGCTTGTGATATAAGACCATAAAGGTGTTACAGAGACTTTTAAATTTCTGCAGTTATTTCATTGATACATTTCTATTGGATATGTTATAGATACCCATTTGCTCTAATCTTTCTGGTCCTCATTTTCTTTGGCACATCTATATTTGCTGTTTCAACCCAACCCAAATTCCCAGTGCAATGACATCATATCCTGTTAAGAGTGTCAAACACCTGTATGATAGGGGTGGCCCTTGTGGCCAGCAGAGGTTCAGCCTGTAGGGTGGAGAGGAAGGTGTCGGAGCCCTCAAAGCCCAGACCTGACAGGAAAGCCCCCATGACTGGCATCACCGACTCGTCCAGGTCCAGCCAGCGGACCAGTCCCTTCAGGTACTGTTCCCTGAACACACTGAGAGACGCACAACTCCTCAGCTCCTCAAGTCAACATACAATGCAGTTAAAgcctttttttcagtttagctGAGAAGTTGTTGATGAAAAAGTGGATCACAAGTCGAAAAAGGAcaagcagtttttatttgtactgGAAAATATGTTAAGAATGAAAGGGGACTGtcggcagaggtatgcgctcgactgagtgccattttagtttaaaaataatgaaagtgATAGTCACACCGACCAGGTCATCATGTCAGTCGCATATTTCTTATATTGTAATGTTAGAAAGGATTATGTGGCTGTACCAGTGTAGTAGTGTTGACCACACTGGTATTCAGGGGCGCCGTAAGAGGGGAGGATCTAGCCTGAGGGCCCAGCACAGACAGGGTCCTTCAGAAaacactattattattgttattattagttagttgtacttaaaatgatatttttatCTATTAACATTTTTAGGCATAATGATCAGGATAGCCTTTAtattccccccctctctctgttcactgcATGGATCAGTCTGCCTGCTTTCCAGTAGGACACGTGTGTTGCAGGTGTCTGTTATTCACACTGGGAGCGTGGGTCACAGAGTTCTGCGTGTATTTCAGTCTCCACAATAAGTTTTGTGTCATCAATCCTTGACGAGTGGTCAGAAATAGGAAGAGTTCTTTAACCTGTTGCACATCgcgcattgtgtgtgtgtgtgtgtgagagagagagagagagagagagagagagagagagagagagagagagagagactactgCCCATCACCGGAACAGCCTATGACTACAGCCtttgtgaggtttctggtgTGACTcatgtatttccttgtataaaaacTAGTCCTATATACTctaataaataccagtactatacaaTATGAAGCCGTGCATCACATGCAAATACTTCAGGGTTAGGGGTCCAGTATAATATACTTTTACAGGGCCCAAAAATTCCCAGCGGCACCCATGCTGGTATGACTGGAAAGGACTCACTCATAGAAGTGTAACGAGGACAGCACGGTGCTCTGTGGCTCTGGTACCTGTTTCCATGTCCTTTGAACATCTGGCCCAGGGAGACGCCACACAGAGCTGCATAAGCAAAGCGGCCCTGTTCACTCAGCTGTCTGCCGATCAGGTTCTCTGGGCTCTGGTCAAATGgaggacctgctgctgctgtccccGCCCCTCCTGGGTCTGAGGTGATTACGGGACACAGTTCAATGATTAACATGGAGGCCGCAGATTGACTCAGACACATCAGAGCAGAGACAACATGGCACAGGACACCACACGCACATGTTTTAAGACACTTCAATCTCAAGCTGATACTTCACATATATGGTTATTTTTTATGAGAGCGGTGCACACAACACCTGTACAACGCGTAATACCATTGGCGACCATGACGAATTCACCAGAAGATCCCAGTGATTCGTGAGAATGGACTTCAAGCTCCACGATTTATATCTTAATGTGGCCTGTAACAAATGCAGCGTTAAATTGGACGGTTTTCTGATGCAGTTTGGTTTGAGGTTTGGTTTGAGTAGCTTCACGGAACTAGGCAACATGGAGTCTAACTTTGTGTTTCTCCGATGAACTGACCTGAACTCAACTCACACGGACGATGGTGTTTATAACTTTTCATCATACAGCTTTGACTTTTACAAAGGAACCTGGTTCTTCCGCAGCTCGTCGTTAGCTGCTGAACACGACAGCTGCCAGTTAGCTGCTAACGGTCCACAGGTTCCAATAAGCAGCAGTTGTGTTGCAGAGGAATAATAAACCCACGTGTCCTACCTGGATCGGGACCTTCATACGGTCCGTGGGCAGAACTGCTGGCTTTCTCCTCCATTGCTGCTGATATCACGACTCTGAACTTTTGTTGTGGTCACTGCTCGTTCCGCTGACAGTGTCACAACAGCGCCACACCGGGAACTTCTGCAGCCGATGAGGAAATCGCTACTTTACAGGATCCACCAGAGACTAGTAACGCTTCTAAAATGCAGAGTTCTATGCGACTTAAAACATCTTAAAGTTGTTTGCGTGGTTTCTCGTTTCAGGAAGCTCACATTTGTGACTGTCCTCGAAGGCACCATTGGTTTGAAACTCGTTGAGTGACGTAACGTCCACGTACGCTAAAGACGGGACAGGGGTCTATTCACAAATGTGTAGCACATTTGTTTTGGCCAATGCCCAactatgaatgtgtgcatcTTTACAGTTTAATATATTGAATAAGGTTccgtcttgtttgtttgtttgttcagctTCATTTCAGACTCATATAGATCCAGCTTTGCAACCACCTTATGATATAAATATTGCAAATACACGTGGATTCAAGATGTTCAAAGGTAACGAATTTTCTAATAAAGTTCTAGATAATTTTCATAATTCTATCAAATTGACAGGTCATCATTGTATATCAGGTTTCCCATTGGTATTTCACACTGGTGAGGCTCTGTCAGTTTCAAAATCATGGTTTGTTAAATATATGTGGGAAAATAGTTGCAATCTAATAATCTAATCCCTGCTCCGGTTTATTTCGTGTTGTTGGCCTCCCAGTTCACAGACCTCGGCCTTGAGGGTGACTGATGTGGATGAGACGTGTGGCTCATCAAGTGTTGAGGGAAGTGTGATAGCTGCTCAGGGAACACAGTCAGAAATATTCATCCATGTACTTATATATAATCTCAGTGCTGTTTGTATCATAATTGTAAAATATAcgtataattcatggatcacgatgaaagaaatcagacatgtttaggggactgctctttatgagtgtgtgcaaattgcaaataaaaatcaggatccagtgaatttaaatgtgctttctactagtgtgctgctgttttttatttttattaatttttttaataaaaccacttcatagagagaggaggaacaggacCACTAGTGAAACACCATTGGTGGCACAAGATCCAAAAATCCAAGCTAGTACAACTACTGGCCAGCAGGTGTGAGTGTAACATTTAGTTTCACatttcccttcctcttccttcagaCGGCTGAATTATGACTGTTTATATAACGTAGATTACTCTGACATGTATCTTAATGCTCTGACAAACTGAATCCAGCACTTATAATTTTTTATAATGTTTGCCTACTATTCATGCAGATACCTactttcatttgttgttgttccaAGGCCCATTtatgactgtctgtctgtctgttctctcaAATCCTCTGTGACAGTCAGGCATGATTAGGTCATGTGTGAGGATGGTTCCCTGCAAACCCACACAAGGAAACAGCTTCACTCACGCACACAGTGGAAGAGGCACACTGGCATCATTTGACCAAGTGTTGCCGGTGGCTAAGAAGGCGTCAGAAAACCCCAGTGTTCAGTTGCATGCGGTTAATAAATGGATTTTAGTAGAGTCATAAGTCACAAGTGTAAAAAAGAAGACACTAATAAAACCTAATGCATTTGGAATGAATGGTATTTATGGAATTCTGTGGTGATCTCGTTCATGTGCAGAGATATGAGGTACTTCAGAGCCATAACCAACCATACAGTATTTACCAGTTGTAGAAActatatacatttaataaagTACTGTTCACATTAGTATTGGTGTTTGTGCAACTTTCTATTTCTACTCCACCACATCAAAGAGGGAAATActgtactttttacatttttctgacaGCTTTAGTTACTTCTCCGATGACAGTATTAACCACATAGATGTGTTGAAGTTGAATGTTTATGCTGAACTTCAGGAAGACGTGTTCCTTTATGTGTTGAGTTTTCTGAGCTCATGAAAAGTTGACATTTTAGAGGCAGAGTACTTCGTTCTCACAGACGTATTATCATCTTAAACCGATTAAATGGAAATGACTAATTTAGTTGTAAATTCTTATTATTTCAACAGACAAAAAGGCTGAAGACCTTTCATTGGGCCTTTAATGGGTTCTCTAAGTTTAAAACTGGGGTCTGTGTCCACAGAATGGGAAAATCACAACTTTGTCAAAAGACTAAACTGTTATAGAGAGCTTTCCTGTGTGACTATAACCATATACATATAGTCAACAAGTGGGGTAGTAAATATAAATTTGTACCCATTTAAGTTTCAGATCATTAAAATCTGATGTGCTCCTCACCCACTCCCTTCCCATCTGCTTCATCAGCATCTCATTTATTGTATGTCCCTGGCACTGCTCTCATTCCggcctttttgttttccagtctGAATGTTGTGCAGTAACAAAAGAGCAAGGCGAGCACCGGAAACATATGCAAAGGTTCTATTAAATCCCCACCAGAGGTCTTCCCGTGGAAGGACTGTTAGCACAGTGTG contains:
- the tmco4 gene encoding transmembrane and coiled-coil domain-containing protein 4, with product MEEKASSSAHGPYEGPDPDPGGAGTAAAGPPFDQSPENLIGRQLSEQGRFAYAALCGVSLGQMFKGHGNSVFREQYLKGLVRWLDLDESVMPVMGAFLSGLGFEGSDTFLSTLQAEPLLATRATPIIQDLVSFSVKDGQYDARSRVLIRHVSGLLQVSPRQLEEFEGTLGERLKEAGEESEEESSRRLRRERGRKLRRYLLIGLATVGGGAVIGVTGGLAAPLVAAGAGAVLGAGGAAALGSATGIAIMASLFGAAGAGLTGYKMKKCVGAIEEFEFLPLSSGKHLHLTIAVTGWLCSGKYSSFQAPWGSLGECGEQYCLVWESSFLRDLGSAMASLLDGLVSIVAQEALKYTVLSGIVTALTWPASLLAAASVIDHPWCICLNRSAEVGKHLAQVLRSRQQGKRPVSLIGFSLGARVIYHCLQELANDQGSEGMVEDVVLLGAPVDGSEKAWERMARVVAGKIVNGYCRGDWLLGFLYRSSAAQFSVAGLQPINIQDRRIINVDLSSVVKGHLDYMRQMDTILVAIGVPTKEVPGASFALPQSVKVTEGAVNIPDQAHHQHQVTDTQNPAEETEKSGVLKEDEENEEESGDGWDIPDISDLLDQNQISDTESENHIAERNNLPHASEEKDTDDGTASASNAQCDGVEEADPDKEHISWSWDDTHWTTEHTPE